The nucleotide sequence ttttttttctttaatacaatattttactttaataatttattttttaataatattttattttaattaattaaaatatattcttaattttttaataaatttgtatataagaaaaattttaaagcttctattttttataaagtcATTGTCATTTGCATTAAATTAACtaagtaattttatatttttcatgctaaataattttttatgcacatgatcttatattttttaaaataatataattataggATCcgaaataaatactttttaatattttattaaaataatattatattttattttgaaaatttattttatcatttaatctaaattttaaaccatttatatctaaattaattattttttatataaatatattctttaaaaataaattttatttgcgtcaaaaaataaaaataattgaaccaCATCTtgataaaacattttttctagatttatttattggatttatattaaagaaaaagattgcgcactttttaaaatagtttatcttattaaaataggactaaatttgtgtgtttttatgaaattaaaaaaataaaataaaaaccaccaCCACATTAGAAGTTCACTGTTACTTTTACCCGTCCAACTCTCCATCTGGGTGCCCAAAGAAGCCTTTTGACGTGTTTCAGACCAGGCAGCCTGTACAGCATCAAGCTATatcgtatatatatatatatatatgttaattgTTTAATAGTCAATGTATACGATGTATGCGGTATTGGGGGCTTTgtaaacaaaaacataaagtCGTTTTCCATCTTCATCTCTCCCACTGCAACCCATCACCTGTTTTCTCATCCATCATTAAATCTCTTTTTGGTTGAACTCCAACTCTTGTTTTCTCCATGGATGTCGCGGCGGATTGCGCTGCAAAGGGTGCTGCTCACTCTCGTGATCAGCTCCCACAAAATCTCAATTCTTTGGCAAACGCAATGGAGGAACTCAAGCATGTCTATCAAGATCTGAAAGAAAGGGTGAAGCGTGAAGAGCAATTTCAGAAGAAGCGTACTCGTGAAGTGGATGCCTGGTTCTGCAGTGTGGAAAACATGGAAAAGGAAGTGAACGAGTTAATGGTAAAAAGTGATATAGAAATCCAGAAGAAATGTCTCGGATCCTGTTGTCTCACAAACTGCCGCTCCAGCTACAAGCTTGGGAAAATGATTAGAGAAAAGGTGGCTGCTGTGGCGGAACTACAGAGCAGAGTAGATAATTTCGACGAGGTGCCTGTCCAGTTGATTCATCCAGCGGTGAATGAGAGGCCTATGGGAAACATTGTGGGCTTAGATTTGTTGTTTGACAGGGTTTGTAGATGGCTCGAAGATGAACAAGTGGGAACTATTGGAATATATGGCATTGCGGGTGTGGGGAAAACGACTCTCTTGAGAAAAATCAAAAACGAGGGCTTGGAAAGGAACAATGAATTTGATGTAGTAATTTGGATAGTGGTGTCCAAAGGAGCAAGGATCGAGAAGGTTCAGGAACGGATTCTGCATGGATTGGACGTTCCCGATTACAAATGGAAAGATAGGATCCAGGAAGACAAGGCTTTGGAAATATTTCAggtcttgaaaacaaaaaaatttctgcTCGTTTTAGATGATATGTGGGAGTGGCTTGATCTCATGAAATTGGGGATTCCTCctctaaataatcaaaataagtcCAAAGTAGTACTTACGACGCGCTCTCAACAGGTTTGCCACCAAATGGAAGTTCAGAAGATGGTTGAAGTAGAGTGCTTGGGAAAGGAGGAAGCCTTTGCTCTGTTTCGGTCCAAGGTAGGAGAAGATACTTTAAATTCTCATCCAGATATACTGCATATTGCCGAAATTGTTGCCCAAAATTGCAAAGGTTTGCCTCTTGCCCTCATAATCATGGGACGAGCCATGGCCGGAAAGACAAGTCCAAAGGAATGGGAGATATTGATGAGTAATCCATCCGAGTTTGAAGGTATGGAGGACCAATTATTTCCAGTTCTAGCATTAAGTTATGATAGTTTGGATGATGATAACATCAAAGCATGTTTCATCTATTGCTCTTTATTCCCCGAGAATCATGAAATTTGTTGTGATCAGCTGATAGAACTTTGGATTGGGGAGGGATTCTTGGATGAATTTGATCATACACATGAAGCAAGAAACCAAGGAGGTATCATTATTGAGCGTTTACAGCATGCAAATCTATTGGTGAATGGTATATCTGAGAAATATGTGAAAATGCACGACCTAATTCGTAATATGGCCTTGTGGATAGCTAGTGAACgcgggaagaagaagaaatttgtGGTACAAGAACAGGTTGAATCGATTCAAGCTTACAAAGTGGCAGAATGGAAGGAGGCACAGAGGATATCATTGTGGGACTGTAGTGTGGAAGAGCTGAAAGAGTCACCATCTTTCCTCAATCTTGAGACATTGATGGTATCGTGTAAGTTGATGTCATACCCAAGTGGACTCTTCGTGTATATGCCTATTATAAGAGTTCTGGACTTGTCCAAAAATTTTGGATTGATTGAGTTACCAGTGGAGATTGATAGGTTAGCAAGCTTGCAGTATCTTAATTTGTCCTACACACAGATAGTAAAGCTACCAATCCAGCTCGAGAAACTGTCAAAACTAAGGTGTTTGATATTGGACGAGATGCATCTGCTTCGAATAATTCCTCGTCAACTGATATCAAAGCTTTCATCGTTGCAGCTGTTTAGTATTTTCAATTCCATGGTTGCCCATGGAGATTGTAAAGCCCTGTTGAAGGAGTTAGAGTGTTTGGAGCATTTGAATGAGATCTCCATCCGTCTAAAACGTGCTCTCCCCACCCACACATTATTCAATTCCCACAAGTTGAGAAGGAGCATAAGACGGCTAAGCCTGCAAGACTGTGCCAGCATGAGCTTTGTCCAACTGTCCCCTCATCTACAGATGCTTGAAATCTATGCATGTTCTGAACTGAGGTTTGTGAAAATCTCTGCAGAAAAGGAAGGCCCATCTGATATGGTCCATCCAAATTTCCCAAGCCACCAATATTTCTGCAAGCTTCGTGAAGTAGAGATAGTTTTTTGTCCAAGATTGTTGAACTTGACATGGCTTGCTCACGCTCAAAACCTTCTGTCCCTGGTTGTTAGAAACTGTGAGTCTCTGGAAGAAGTGATAGGAGAAGGTGGTGGAGTAGCAGAAATTGAACAAGATTTGGTGGTCGTATTCTCAGGACTCAAAACTCTCCATTTGTGGAGTCTACCAAAGCTAAAGAGTATACATGGAAGACCCCTGCCATTTCCTTCCTTGAGGGAGTTTAATGTGAGATTCTGTCCAAGTCTTAGGAAGCTGCCATTTGATTCTGATACGTGGGCTAgtaaaaatccattaaaaatcAAGGGAGAAGAAGAATGGTGGGATGGACTCGAGTGGGAGGATCAAAACAGTGctaagctctctctctctccatgtTTCGTGCCTGTGAGGTGGTGATGATGGACTGGTGGTGGGATCAATCTGTTTTCTTCCTTCTTCAGTGTTCAGGGtgttcttcctttctttctttcttctttctatgATTTATAATATGTAATATATCTGTTGAACATTTCTTGCCTGGATGCATTGGCAATTAAATTGTCTATAGTCTAGGCTATTTATGATGATATTCACAAAAGTTTGTTTTTGTAACGAAATAATGAGAGTAGgcaataagaaaaatagaataagaacacacaaatttatatggaaaaccttaaatgagaaaaaccaCGGgtagagaagaagaagattgaCCTGtcaaaaaatctcataattttaGTTTCACCACATATCGTATCGCGAGCTTTTCAGATTGGaccaaataaaattcaagtcaCCAAATTCTAACGGTTTTCATAAAGTAATTTCAacattcttttaattattatacatcctttcatttaaatgattttttctttaggCTGCTTTTAAGGATTCTCCTCActccattttattttcattttgttaaaacaacttaagagtgcatttgacaataattttgaaaagtgtttctagtatttctaatatttgaaaaataaattttttcaagtgttaaaaagactaaaaacacttcccacaatcactgtcaaacacTCTTAGCTATTTTGTTTGTCGACAATTTTGgctttaagttttttatttagtgaGGGTTtcataaaagttatttatttggTAGGGATTTGATATAGTATACCAACGGTTGGCTTCAATTTGATGAAGCTTTGTAACTATTAACCATTTTTCTTTGCGTTTCAAGAATCAAGACTATTAGATTGCCGAGAAAGCGAAGAAAAGTGTTAATTTACAGAAAAAGTTGgtttcaaatccaaatagaTGTGCTTAGTTGTGGGTATACCCTTCACTATGAAGGAACCATAATGGAAGGGTCGGAATCCCATTTTCCCTCAAGTTGTGGGttgtttggttggctagaaaatagagaaaagtaTTGGTTTCTAAGTGTTGAAGGAAGGGATGGAATCCCATTTTCCCCTCATATTGTGAGTTGTTTGGTAGTCTAGAAAATAGATAAAAGTATTGGGTTCTAAGTGTTAAGTAAGTTTGCACTTGCCGGGATTGTATGAAATTATTCTCTTATATATAATGTTACACAATAACGAGaatagaccaaaaaaaaaaaaataccaatagAATAAAAACACATAGATTTAGGTAAAAAATCTTAGACGGGAAAAACTaaaggtaaaaaagaaaaaaatccactatatcaaaaaattgatataagaGGAAAGAGTTGCGAGCAGTTACAACATTATAACCCTAAAAttgtgcatcatcatcatcacacacacttgtgtatatatatatatatatatatatatacacaagaGTAATTAATAAAGCAGGTCTAGGCTCAATTCCTCCGCTACCACCACACACCCCCAAAAAAgtatcataattataatttcatatatatatatatatatatatatatcgtaCCATAAGCTTTTCGGGTCGGACCAAATATAGTTCGAATCAACAAACTCTAACATGTAATGTTAGTCGGTTGTCTATGCCTTTTAACCTAACATGGGTGAACCTCCCAGCAGGTTTTGCAACAAGAACACATCCTAAAGACTCAATTAGCTCTTAACTGATAGGACaggtagaaatgaaaataaaatgctttgttttttaattttatcaaacattttttaaattcggGGATTTTTCAAGAAGTTGTGAAGATTCCggattatttttaaacaatattatttcatgTTATCTTTTAAACAAAACAGGTCCCAACGCCATCAGAAAATGTTCCCTTTGGCTCTCAATAGGTTTGAGAAATATACTAATAGTAATAGCTATCGCTATAGCTATCAAATGTATAATAAtttagagagatagagagataAATATTGACAAGTGGTGGggcaaatttttttattcgaCCATGCATATGCACCAGGAGGAGCCACGATGAGGTCAAGCACAAAGCAATTACATGTGAACATTTCCTTTGAACAAACAAAAAAGgttcaaattttataatcaaatttataacttataaaTTGTCAATTTTATAAGTAAGGTAtgcaacattatttttaaaaggttggaaCAGCTGGTCATGTTTATGTTCATTAAAATATTGACAACTGGAAGTATAggttattttttgaaagataatgttttaaaaggttggaaCAGCTAGCCATGTTTATGGTTCACTAAAATATTGACAACTGGTTGGGCAAACCATGAGGAACCATGATGAGATCAACAGGTACAATGCATTTGCATGTCCCAACTCCCATTGAATAAACAAAAAgggtttcaaattaattttatgatcaaaatttatgaCTCCCATGAAATTTTACATATTCAATTTAAGTTTGAACAATTGCATTTAGTGCAccatttaaattttgtaaaaagcTCTTTCAGATCATAGAAAATTATTCAAGTACTGTTTTGTTAGTgtagaaacttttttttaaaaaaattaagagtgtgtttatCATTGTTTCtattgaagtatttttagtgaaagtatttaatcttaaaatgttttaaagaaattagggtttgtttgacaactgttttcaagaacagtttttttttttttttgaagaaaaaaaaaccgaaaaacacatttgacaatcataatactatttttattttctattttcaaaaacaaaaaatataatttttttagataacatcttttagttgttttaaaaaataattataccaacatatataatgattacaAGTAAAAatccaaacataaaaattatttgaaaagtatatttaaaagtattaaaaataagttaaaaatattttaggttccaaatagatttttattttacaaaacattagaaaatagtttttagaaactgtttttaaaaattatttttcaaaactgttttaaCAAATAGTTGCCAAACAAGTCCTTACTTATTAAAAGTCTCTCTAAAAAACACTAAGTGTATGTCTAGGAGTTTTTCTAATCGAAGTATTTTTAGTtgaaatgttttcttttgaagagtttttaggaaaatcatcAATTAATGTTTCTTCATAAAATACTATAAGTGACTTTTcaatactataagtgatttttttagattttgaaagtgtttcataaattttgttaaacacctaatttaaaaaaaaaaaacattttttaaggttaaaaatgtttcctaaaattactgcCAAATGAAAGTGATTTTCCAAcactataattgatttttaaaagtgttttataaattATGTCAACCatctaacttttattttaaaattaaaaacactttttaaaattattatcaaatggaATCTAATATGATAACATATACACTAGCTTTTCACaagtaaaataatttcacaatATTAAGCAAAATTATTCacccatgaaaaaaattaataggacATAGTTAATAAGTTATGGTCGTAGTTTGCTTACTCTTAATTCTTAGAAAAATTgagtgagaaagaaaataaaaaagaaaatgataagaaaagaaaatgtgaaagaaaataaaaatagatataaagttaataaattatttttatatatcataagattaaacaacttaaaatatataaaattttaattaattatatttttttttccatatgttttataaataaatcaaacatgataaaatcatttttttttcttaacatatttttattttcttagtactttctaagaattaaatataattttaggttatgtttggttcctgaaaaataataagaaaaaaaaactattaataaaaatgattttcttatatttggttataatatgaaaaatattaaagaaaattaaatataattaacataagttataatcttatatattttaaaattatataaaacccgtttggtagtgattttaggaaacgtttctaatatttttaacacttgaaaatttttataattcaagtgctaaaaaatttaaaaacgttttttaaaatcaataccAAATGCACTCTTAATCTTTACATTTAACagctaaaataagtaaaagaaatttgaagtagtatataaaaacaattttttaattttttaatttattttactttttcttttcttctatttttcctcctcattttttttccttatatctTACTTGAAATATCTGGAGGATCAAACACAACCTTAAGATTTATAAGAGATTAATTTCAATCGTTATGCTAATGTATTTCTTGTTTATTCCTAACAAGCGGACATTAAATTAGATCAATCTCTACATCATTTTTAAACCTATGgttattttatgtattatttattattatttcatagtGAACATGTCCCTTTGTCAAGTAAAGGCTACACAGCCTAAGACATAGTTTAAGAGTCTGTTTGTTATAAACAGCAGAAAAGATTCTACAATAAAAacatgcttttgaaaaaaagaaaaaaaaaatcaggtattgaagaaaattttaaaaaatactttcaaaaaattacaaagtctttgcaattttgaataaataaataatcattagACCAGTATTCATCTTTACCTCTACCACTGCAACCGTCTCCAGTTTTCAGATCCTCAACTTTTCTTCGCTTGAATTCCAGTATTCATCTTTATCTCTCTCACTGCAACCCGTCCCCAGTTCCCAGTTTTCAGATCCTCATCTTTTCTTTGCTTGAATTCCAGTATTCATCTTTACCTCTCCCACTGCAACCCGTCTCCAGTCCCCAGTTTTCAGATCCTCATCTTTTCTTTGCTTGAATTCCAACTCTTGTTTCCATGGACTTTGTGAGTCCAATCCTGAAAATCGTCAACTGCTTATGGGATTGCTGTGATAAGCGTGCTGTTTACATCCGTCAACTCCCGGAAAATCTCAAGTCTTTGAGAGATGAAATGGAGGAACTTAAGAATGTGTATAAAGATGTGAAGAAAAGGGTGGAAGATGAACAGAAACTTCAGAAGGAGATTAAACATGTAGTGACTGGCTGGATCCGCAACGTAGAATCCATGGAAGGAGAAGTGAACGAAATGTTgacaaaaggagaagaagaaatcaAGAAGAAATGTCTCGGAAACTGTCGCGCCAGCTACGAGCTTGGAAAGATGGTACCTAAAAAGATTAATGCTGTGTCTCAATTGTGCAGTGAggcaaataatttccaagaggTGGCTGCCCCTTTGCCTACACCTCCGGCGATCGAGGTGGTCGCTGCCCCTTCGCCTACACTTCCAGTGATCGAGCTGCCTTTGGACAACACGGTGGTGGGCTTGGATTCCTTGTCTGAGGAGGTATGGAGATGCCTGCAAGATGACAAGGTGAGAACTATTGGATTATACGGGATGGGGGGTGTGGGGAAAACAACCCTCTTGAAAAGAATCAATAATGAATTCCTCGAAACCAGCTTTGAATTTGATAAAGTGATTTGGGTTGTTGTGTCTAAACCGGCAAGTGTGGAAAAAATCCAAGAAATGGTTCTCCGTCAGTGTGACGCTCCTGATAACAGATGGAAAGGTAGGAGTGAGGATGAAAAGGCTAAGGAAATATACAATATCTTAAAAACAAGGAAATTTATACTCTTGTTAGATGACATATGGGAGCAGCTAAATCTCTTAAAAATCGGGTTTCCTCTGAATGATCAAAATATGTCCAAAGTAATATTTACAACACGATTTTTGAATGTGTGTGAAGCTATGGGAGCTGAGAGCATTAAAGTGGAATGCTTGAAATTCAAGGACGCCTTCGCTTTGTTTCAAAGCAATGTGGGAGAAGCCACCTTCAATTCTCATCCAAGGATACCCAAGCTCGCAAAGATTGTCGTTGAAGAATGTAAAGGCCTGCCACTTGCCCTCATGATTGCTGGAGGAgcaatgaaaggaaagaaaactcCCCAAGAATGGCAGAAAAACATAGAACTGTTGCAGAGCTATCCATCAAAAGTTCCAGGTATGGAGAATGATTTGTTTCGAGTTTTAGCATTGAATTATGACAACTTGAGCAAACCCAACGTCAAATCATGTTTCCTATATTGCTCCATGTTCCCGGAAGATTGGGAAATTTCTTGCAAGCGGCTCATAGAACTATGGATAGGGGAGGGGTTTCTCGGTGAATGGCGTCACATACATGATGCACGTACTAATGGAGAGGAAATTATTGAACAGCTAAATGCTTCATGTCTGTTGGAGTGTGGTCAATCCGAAAAGCATGTAAAAATGCATGATGTGATTCGGGACATGGCTTTGTGGTTGGCTTGTGAAAatgggaagaagaagaacaaatgCGTGATAAAAGAGCATGTCAGATGGATTGAAGGTCACGAAATTGCAGAGTGGAAGGAGACCCAAAGAATGTCGTTGTGGGATAATAGTATTGAAGATTCCACTGAACCACCGGAATTTTCGAAATCTCGAGACTTTGCTTGCATCAGGTGAGTCGATGAAGTCATTTCCAAGCCAATTCTTTACACACATGTCTGTCATTAGAGTTCTGGACTTGTCAAATTCTGAGTTGATGGTGTTGCCTGCAGAGATTGGTAACCTAAAAACTCTGCATTATCTTAATTTGTCAAAAACAGAAATAGAGAGTCTCCCAATGAAGCTCAAAAATTTGACAAAACTAAGGTGCTTGATATTGGATGATATGGAAAAACTTGAAACAATTCCATCTCAATTGATATCAAGCCTTTCATCTTTGCAGTTGTTCAGTCTTTATGCTTCCATAGGTTGCAATGGAGACTGGGGATTCCTCTTAGAGGAGCTAGCGTGCTTGAAACATGTGAGTGACATATCTATCCCTCTAAGAAGTGTCCTTCACACCCAAAAGTCAGTCGACTCCCACAAGTTAGGAAGGAGCATAAGAAGGCTAAGCCTACAAGACTGCACTGGCATGACGACAATGGAACTATCCCCTTACCTAC is from Vitis riparia cultivar Riparia Gloire de Montpellier isolate 1030 unplaced genomic scaffold, EGFV_Vit.rip_1.0 scaffold454_pilon_pilon, whole genome shotgun sequence and encodes:
- the LOC117909867 gene encoding probable disease resistance protein At5g43730; this encodes MDVAADCAAKGAAHSRDQLPQNLNSLANAMEELKHVYQDLKERVKREEQFQKKRTREVDAWFCSVENMEKEVNELMVKSDIEIQKKCLGSCCLTNCRSSYKLGKMIREKVAAVAELQSRVDNFDEVPVQLIHPAVNERPMGNIVGLDLLFDRVCRWLEDEQVGTIGIYGIAGVGKTTLLRKIKNEGLERNNEFDVVIWIVVSKGARIEKVQERILHGLDVPDYKWKDRIQEDKALEIFQVLKTKKFLLVLDDMWEWLDLMKLGIPPLNNQNKSKVVLTTRSQQVCHQMEVQKMVEVECLGKEEAFALFRSKVGEDTLNSHPDILHIAEIVAQNCKGLPLALIIMGRAMAGKTSPKEWEILMSNPSEFEGMEDQLFPVLALSYDSLDDDNIKACFIYCSLFPENHEICCDQLIELWIGEGFLDEFDHTHEARNQGGIIIERLQHANLLVNGISEKYVKMHDLIRNMALWIASERGKKKKFVVQEQVESIQAYKVAEWKEAQRISLWDCSVEELKESPSFLNLETLMVSCKLMSYPSGLFVYMPIIRVLDLSKNFGLIELPVEIDRLASLQYLNLSYTQIVKLPIQLEKLSKLRCLILDEMHLLRIIPRQLISKLSSLQLFSIFNSMVAHGDCKALLKELECLEHLNEISIRLKRALPTHTLFNSHKLRRSIRRLSLQDCASMSFVQLSPHLQMLEIYACSELRFVKISAEKEGPSDMVHPNFPSHQYFCKLREVEIVFCPRLLNLTWLAHAQNLLSLVVRNCESLEEVIGEGGGVAEIEQDLVVVFSGLKTLHLWSLPKLKSIHGRPLPFPSLREFNVRFCPSLRKLPFDSDTWASKNPLKIKGEEEWWDGLEWEDQNSAKLSLSPCFVPVRW